CCCCGGACGCGACATGGTGCGGGTCGCGTCGGGGGAAGGGCCGTCGGCGGGGTCGACCCGGGCCTCGTCAGCGGCGGCGCGGGAAAAGACCCTGGTCCGATCGGAGGTCTCGGCCTCCCACGGGGTGTCGCCGCGCTCGGGCCGGACGAACTCCGCGGTGGGCTCCGGCGCCCGCACCGGATGCTCCCGCTCGGGCTGCGCCTGGGCGCCGCCGCGGACGAACACCCGCGTCGCTTCGGCATCCGGTGAGGCGCCGAGCGGATGCTCCCTGCGCGGCCCGTCACCGCGCTCGTCTCCGGATGTCCGCACGTCTCACCCCCTGAATCGGCCTGTGACCCGCCCGACGACGACCGAGGTCGACCGGAAGGCGGGACGGCGGGCGGCGTCCCGGACGGTTCTCCCGGTCCGTCCCGGCCGGCAAAGCGTACTGGACGCCATCCGCCGACGCATGGTCGAGCCAATGCTATGAGACCGCCGCGGTGCCGCCCACTTCCGCGCAGGGCCGCGCCGAAGCCCGCCGCGCACGGAAGGGGCGTGCGGCGCGGGTCCGGACCCGTGCCGCACGCCCCCGCGGTCGCCGCTACCGGGCGGCGGCCCGGCCGGCCTCCAGGCGGGCGACGGGTACCCGGAACGGCGAGCAGGACACGTAGTCCAGCCCGACCTCGTGGAAGAAGTGCACCGACGTCGGATCACCGCCGTGCTCGCCGCAGACGCCCAGCTTGATCCCCGGACGCGCGGCCCTGCCCTCCTCCACGGCGATCTTGATCAGCCGGCCCACGCCGTCGACGTCCAGGGACTCGAACGGCGAAATGCCGAAGACGCCCTTCTCCAGGTAGTTGGAGAAGAACGACGCCTCGACGTCGTCGCGGGAGAAGCCCCACACCGTCTGGGTGAGGTCGTTGGTGCCGAACGAGAAGAACTCCGCGTTCTCGGCGATCTGGCCGGCCGTCAGGGCGGCGCGGGGCAGCTCGATCATGGTGCCGATCGGGTAGTCCAGCTCGACGCCGTACTCCTCGCCGACCTCGCGCAGCACCCGCAGCGACTCCTCGCGGATGATCTCCAGCTCCTGCACGGTGCCGACCAGCGGGATCATGATCTCCGGGCGCGGCCGGCCGCCCGCCCTGATCCGCTCCGCCGCGGCCTGCGCGATCGCGCGGACCTGCATGGTGAACAGGCCGGGAACGACCAGGCCCAGCCGCACGCCGCGCAGGCCCAGCATCGGGTTCTGCTCGTGCAGCCGGTGCACGGCCTGCAGCAGCCGCAGGTCGTTCTCGTGCTTCTCACCGCGCGCCTCGGCCACGGCCACCCGCACCGACAGCTCGGTGATGTCGGGCAGGAACTCGTGCAGCGGCGGGTCGAGCAGCCGCACGGTCACCGGCAGCCCGTCCATCGCCTCGAAGATGCCGACGAAGTCATCGCGCTGCAGCGGCAGCAGCGCGGCCAGGGACTCCTCCTGCTCCTTCTCGGTGTCGGCGAGGATGAGCCGCTCCACGAGCGCCCGCCGGTCGCCGAGGAACATGTGCTCGGTGCGGCACAGGCCGATGCCCTGGGCGCCCATGCGGCGGGCGCGCTGGGCGTCCTCGGGGGTGTCGGCGTTGGCGCGGACGTAGAGCCGGCGCGCGGCGTCGACGTAGTGCATGATCCGGTGCACCGCGCGCACCAGGTCGTCGGCCTGGTCGGAGGCCGGGTCGATCTCGCCGTCGAAGTAGCGCACGATCGGCGAGGAGACCACCGGGACCTCGCCGAGGAAGACCTCCCCGCTGGTGCCGTCGATGGAGATGAGGCCGCCCTCCTCGACCACCTCGCCGCCCGGCGCGGTGAGCCGGCGGTTCTTGGTGTCGATGTCGAGCTCCTCGGCCCCGCAGACGCAGGTCTTGCCCATGCCGCGGGCCACCACGGCGGCGTGCGAGGTCTTGCCGCCCCGGCTCGTGAGGATGCCCTCGGCCGCGATCATGCCCTCGAGGTCGTCGGGGTTGGTCTCGCGGCGGCACAGGATGACGTTCTCGCCGCTGCGCGACCACTTGATCGCGGTGTAGGAGTCGAACACCGCCTTGCCCACGGCCGCGCCGGGCGAGGCGTTCATGCCGCGGCCGAGGCGGTGGCGCTCGGCGGCCTCGTCGAAGCGCGGGAACATCAACTGGGCGAGCTGGTCGCCGTTGACCCGGGCGACCGCCTCGTCCAGGGTGATCAGGCCCTGGTCGACGAGCTGGTTGGCGATGCGGAAGGCCGCGGCCGCGGTGCGCTTGCCCACCCGGGTCTGCAGCATCCAGAGCTTGCCGCGCTCGATGGTGAACTCGATGTCGCACAGGTCGCGGTAGTGGTTCTCCAGCCGCTCCATGATGTCGAGGAGCTCGCCGTAGCTCTTCTTGTCGATCCGCTCCAGGTCGGCCAGCGGGACCGTGTTG
This sequence is a window from Spinactinospora alkalitolerans. Protein-coding genes within it:
- the ppdK gene encoding pyruvate, phosphate dikinase; protein product: MPKYVYEFTEGNKDLKDLLGGKGANLAEMTNLGLPVPPGFTITTEACRHYLEHGRVPEGLDAEIAEKLTALEGAMGKRLGQADDPLLVSVRSGAKFSMPGMMETVLNIGLNDESVQGLAAQAGEERFAWDSYRRLIQMFGKTVQDIDGELFEDAIEDVKRRKDITNDLDLDAGDFKELVQTFKGIVRDETGREFPADPREQMELAIKAVFDSWNAPRAVLYRRQERIPTDLGTAVNVCSMVFGNLGMDSGTGVAFTRDPASGQQGIYGDYLQNAQGEDVVAGIRNTVPLADLERIDKKSYGELLDIMERLENHYRDLCDIEFTIERGKLWMLQTRVGKRTAAAAFRIANQLVDQGLITLDEAVARVNGDQLAQLMFPRFDEAAERHRLGRGMNASPGAAVGKAVFDSYTAIKWSRSGENVILCRRETNPDDLEGMIAAEGILTSRGGKTSHAAVVARGMGKTCVCGAEELDIDTKNRRLTAPGGEVVEEGGLISIDGTSGEVFLGEVPVVSSPIVRYFDGEIDPASDQADDLVRAVHRIMHYVDAARRLYVRANADTPEDAQRARRMGAQGIGLCRTEHMFLGDRRALVERLILADTEKEQEESLAALLPLQRDDFVGIFEAMDGLPVTVRLLDPPLHEFLPDITELSVRVAVAEARGEKHENDLRLLQAVHRLHEQNPMLGLRGVRLGLVVPGLFTMQVRAIAQAAAERIRAGGRPRPEIMIPLVGTVQELEIIREESLRVLREVGEEYGVELDYPIGTMIELPRAALTAGQIAENAEFFSFGTNDLTQTVWGFSRDDVEASFFSNYLEKGVFGISPFESLDVDGVGRLIKIAVEEGRAARPGIKLGVCGEHGGDPTSVHFFHEVGLDYVSCSPFRVPVARLEAGRAAAR